CACCCGCGCCCATGCGGTCGGGGCCAAGGTCGGGTTCTGCGGTCAGGCGCCCAGTAACGATCCCGCCTTTGCCAAACGTCTGGTGGGGTTTGGAATTGATTCAATCTCGGTCACGCCGGATGCGTTTCGTAGTGTCAAAGCCAACGTGGCGGCCGCTGAAAAAGGATAAATGCGCGGATGGCCTGTAAGCCGGATTCTGTCCATCGGGTTTCCCCGACTGGATGACCATTCATCTTGAGCGGCTGTTGCCAACCGCCCTCTAGCTGCCAACCCGGGCCCCTCGGGTTCAGGCATCCTTGCGGCGGTATGCCTTGCGGCACCTGCCCGCGCGGGGCCCCTATTTGGCATTGCTCCTGGTGGGGCTTGCCGTGCCACCCGTGTTGCCACGCGTGCGGTGGGCTCTTACCCCACCGTTTCACCCTGACCCCGGATCACGTCCGGGGCGGTTTGTTTTCTGTGGCGCTTTCCCTAGGGTTTCCCCCGCCGGGCGTTACCCGGCACCATGCCTTGTGGAGTCCGGACTTTCCTCGGGTGTTGCCACCCGCGGCCATCCAGCCATCCGCGCGATCTGCGACTTAGGCGCTGGAAACGGTTTGGTCAACGGGAAAGCGTTGGGCCAGTTGCGCGGCCAATGCGCAGTCAAAAGCGTCCAGCGGACCTGTCGCGCCCTGGCGGTGACGCAGGCGAAAGGCCGAAAGCAGGGCAGCGTGGTCGGCATCAGCGGTGTATCCGGCGACGCGCAAGTCATCGAAAAACCGCGCAGGATCAGTGTTTTGCCCGTCAATATGGGTCAGTTGAATGGACAGACCACCCCGCGCAAGGCGCGCCCAGTCAAACCGCGCGCCCGGGTCAATCTTGCGCCCCGGTGCCATGTCGGAATGGCCAATGACCCGCTGCGGGGGAATGTCCCAGCGCGCGACGATCCCCGCCAGCAACGCTTCCAATGCGTCCATCTGCGCGGCGGCAAAGGGCGCGGTGCCAATGTTGGACAATTCAATCCCGATGGACCGCGAATTGACGTCTTCCACGTCCCCCCAGCGGCCAGCGCCGGCGTGCCAGGCGCGCGCGTCTTCATCGACCAGTTGATCGACCTCGCCCCGCGCCGAGATGATGTAATGTGCCGAAACTTGCGCATCCGCGTGGCACAGCCAGTCGCGCGCGGCGGCGTGATCGGCCATCGCCGTGTAGTGGATCACGACGATATCAGGGCGTGCGCCATCGCGGCGCGGGCCGCAGTTCGGTGACGCAAAGCTGATCAGTTGCCCGCTGCCAGACGGAACGGGGTCGGATCCCAGCCACAGGCAAATCCATCGCCATCAGGATCGATCCCGCGTGGGTCGCGTTCGGGGCCGCCACGGGCCAGAAAGTCGCGCTGCGCATCGTCAGCCGAACGATAATCGGCACAATTGCGTCGGAACCGCGCCTGACCCGACAGGCTGGAGCGGCTATAGACCGCCACGCCTTTGGCGTTGGTCGTTTCCAGCGCGTATTGCACGACATTGGGGCCAACACCGCCATCGCGTTCGGGCACCGCCGTGGGTTCGACAACCTGATAGGCTGCGGCCTGGGCGGCGCGGCGTTCGGCGGCTGACTCGATGCTTTCGCGGCCCGTCACCGCTTCAAAGCTCTGTTCGTCAGAAAGGTCTGCGGATTCGACCGGCGCACCACCCGGTGCTGCAGCAACGCCTGCGCCTGCATCGGCAGCCACAGGGGTTTGCGCGCCGATCCCGGCGGCTGCGAGTTCTGACGATGGAATCGCGCTTTCGCTGACCACGGGGGCAGCCGGAAGCGTCGCGGGGGCGTCAGCGGGGACAGTGCGGCTTTGCAACTGCGCCTCGCGGCGCGCGCGATCAATCTCGTATTGGGCATAGTCGCCAAAGCCGACGCCAGCCCCGCTGTCAGGCACCTGTTGTGCGCAGCCTGCAAGTGCCACACCGGCCACGACCAAGATCAGAAACTTTTTCATTGCACATCCTGCCTTTTGCAATTTGGCGCGTCTTACCACCACTTGGCCGGTTTGGCTACAAACCCGGCTGCTTGTTCCAACGAATAGGCGGTATTGAGCAAATCCGCCTCTTCCCACGGGCGCCCGATCAGTTGCAGCCCCAGCGGCAGCCCCTGACGATCCACACCCGCAGGCACGGCAATTCCGGGCAATCCGGCCAGGTTCACCGTAACCGTGAACACATCGTTCAGATACATCTGCACCGGATCGGCATCCGTCATGTCGCCCAGACCAAAGGCGGCCGAGGGCGTGGCCGGTGTCAGGATCGCATCGACGCCTTGGGCAAACACATCCTCAAAGTCTTTCTTGATCAGGGTGCGGACCTTGCGGGCGCGGTTGTAATAGGCATCATAAAAACCGGCCGACAACACATAGGTGCCGACCATGACGCGGCGCTGCACCTCGTGGCCAAACCCTTCGGCGCGCGTCTTTTCATACATTTCGGTAATACCGTCACCTGCTGCCAGTTTGGCGCGATGGCCAAAACGCACACCGTCATAGCGCGCAAGGTTCGAAGACGCTTCGGCAGGCGCGATCACATAATAGGCGGGCAGCGCGTATTTCGTGTGCGGCAGGCTGATATCGACGATTTTCGCACCTGCATCCTTGAGCATGGCCGTGCCATCGGCCCAAAGCTGTTCAATTTCGCTGGGCATGCCCTCCATGCGGTATTCCTTGGGGATGCCGATGGTCTTGCCCTTGATGTCACCCGTCAATGCAGCCTCAAAGTCAGGCACGGCCAGATCGGCGCTGGTGCTGTCCTTGGGATCATGACCACACATGGCCTGCAGCATGATCGCCGCATCGCGCACGTCCTTGGTCATCGGCCCGGCTTGATCCAGGCTTGAGGCAAAGGCGACAACACCCCAGCGGCTGACGCGGCCATAGGTCGGTTTGATGCCCGTGATACCGGTAAAGGCCGCAGGCTGGCGAATGGACCCGCCCGTATCGGTAC
This portion of the Octadecabacter sp. SW4 genome encodes:
- a CDS encoding N-acetylmuramoyl-L-alanine amidase; its protein translation is MVVIHYTAMADHAAARDWLCHADAQVSAHYIISARGEVDQLVDEDARAWHAGAGRWGDVEDVNSRSIGIELSNIGTAPFAAAQMDALEALLAGIVARWDIPPQRVIGHSDMAPGRKIDPGARFDWARLARGGLSIQLTHIDGQNTDPARFFDDLRVAGYTADADHAALLSAFRLRHRQGATGPLDAFDCALAAQLAQRFPVDQTVSSA
- the gatA gene encoding Asp-tRNA(Asn)/Glu-tRNA(Gln) amidotransferase subunit GatA; this translates as MSDLTKLTISAARDALRKGDMTSAELTTACLAEIDKSDALNAFVHKTPEIAMEQAKAADARQSKDAPSLNGIPLGIKDLFCTKGVPSQAASRILEGFRPEYESTVTTQLFDAGAVMLGKLNMDEFAMGSSNETSTYGNAVNPWRRGNDDAALTPGGSSGGSAAAVAADLCLGATGTDTGGSIRQPAAFTGITGIKPTYGRVSRWGVVAFASSLDQAGPMTKDVRDAAIMLQAMCGHDPKDSTSADLAVPDFEAALTGDIKGKTIGIPKEYRMEGMPSEIEQLWADGTAMLKDAGAKIVDISLPHTKYALPAYYVIAPAEASSNLARYDGVRFGHRAKLAAGDGITEMYEKTRAEGFGHEVQRRVMVGTYVLSAGFYDAYYNRARKVRTLIKKDFEDVFAQGVDAILTPATPSAAFGLGDMTDADPVQMYLNDVFTVTVNLAGLPGIAVPAGVDRQGLPLGLQLIGRPWEEADLLNTAYSLEQAAGFVAKPAKWW